A region of the uncultured Fretibacterium sp. genome:
GCCGTCAGGGCGGAGCGCTGCCGGGCGCGCGGGTGGGACGACGCGGAGCTTTCGCGGCGGGAGGCCTTCTTCCTGCCCTCGGAGGAACGGGCCGCCCGAAGCGACTTCGTGGTGCGCAACGACGGCGGCCTGGACGACCTGGAGCGTTCCGTCCGCGCCGTCCATGAGCGTGCCGTGATCGAAAAACTGAAGGGGGCGTCCCTGCGATGCAGCTGATCACCAGTCACCTGAACACCGATTTCGATTCCCTGGCGAGCATGATCGCCGTCCGGAAGCTCTACCCGGACGCGATGATCTGCCCCCCGGGCGCCATGGGCCGCAAGGTGCGGGACTTCATGGCGCACTACGGGCACCAGTGGAAGCTTCTGAAGCCCAAGAAGGTTCCCATGGAACAGGTGACCTTGATGGTTGTCGTGGACACGCGGGCGCGGAGCCGCATCGGCACCTTCGCGGCCCTCGCCGGACGGCATGACGTGAGCGTGCATATCTACGACCACCACCCGCCCACCGTGGACGACATACCCGCCGAGACGATGCAGTGGGCTCCCATAGGGGCGACGGTGACGATGCTCGTGGAGCAGCTCGTCAGGGAGCGCAAGCCCATATCGCCCGAGGAGGCGACGCTCTTCGCCCTCGGGATCTACGACGATACGGGGGCCCTGACCTACGAGTCCACGACCGCGCGGGACGTCCTGGCGGTGGCCCGCCTGAGGGAGATGGGGGCGGACCTGTCCCGAATCCTGGCGCGGGCGGAGGTCTCCATGCCGGCGGCGGAGCGGCACCTGCTGGACGTCCTGGCGGAGAACGCCCGGGAGAGCTACATCAACGGGGCCAAGGTGCTGTCCACCTGGGCGGAGACGGAGGAGTACGTGGAGGGCCTTTCCCTCTTCGTGCACCGCCTGAGGGACTACTGCGAGTCCCACGTCACCCTGGCGGCGGTGCGCAGCGGGGGGCGCAAGATCAGCCTGATCGTCCGCAGCGCCCCCGGGGTGCTGAACGTCAAGGAGTTCTTGACGCCCTACGGCGGCAGCGGTCACCTCCAGGCGGGCTCGGCCACGATCCTGAACCGGGACCCGCAGGAGCTGCTGGCGGAGCTGGAGGAGGACCTGCACCGGCGCATCCCCCGGATGCTCGACGTGGCGAGCGTCATGACCTCCCCCGTCCTGGCGGTCTCCCCCGACGCCATGGTGGACGAGGCGTATCGGACGATGATCCGCTTCGGCCACCAGGCTCTGCCCGTCGCCCTGGAGAACGGCGAGGTCGCGGGCATGATGACGCGCAAGGACCTGGACAAGGCGCATCTGCACGGCTTCGACCGCGCGCGTATCCGCGACTTCATGACGGAGGGCGTCATCGGGATATCCTCTGAGGCCTCGATCGACGAGGCGCACCGGCTGATGGCGACCTACAGCTTCGAGCGGCTTCCGGTGCTCAAGAGCGGCAGGCTGGTGGGCATCCTGACGCGGGCCGACCTCGTCCGCGCCCTCTATCGGAACTTTCAGCCCTCGGGGGAGACGGACGCGAGGTCTGGCTTCCTCTGGATGGAGGGGATCGCCCCGCTGATGGAGTCCTCGTTCTCCCCGCGCATCCTCGACCTGCTGCACCGCATCGGCGCCCGGGCCGAGACGATGGGGATGAAGGCCTACCTGGTGGGTGGGACGGTCCGGGACATCCTGATGGGGGTGAGGAACCTCGACCTCGACATCGCCGTCGAGGGGGACGCCGAGGAGCTGGTCCGCAGCTGGGACGAGCCGGGGTGCCGGGGCACGGTGCACGGGCGTTACAAGACGGGGACGATCACGTTCCCGGACGGGCTGAAGGTGGACATCGCGACGGCGCGCCGGGAGTTCTACGAGCACGCGGCGGCCCAGCCGACGGTCGC
Encoded here:
- a CDS encoding CBS domain-containing protein, with the translated sequence MQLITSHLNTDFDSLASMIAVRKLYPDAMICPPGAMGRKVRDFMAHYGHQWKLLKPKKVPMEQVTLMVVVDTRARSRIGTFAALAGRHDVSVHIYDHHPPTVDDIPAETMQWAPIGATVTMLVEQLVRERKPISPEEATLFALGIYDDTGALTYESTTARDVLAVARLREMGADLSRILARAEVSMPAAERHLLDVLAENARESYINGAKVLSTWAETEEYVEGLSLFVHRLRDYCESHVTLAAVRSGGRKISLIVRSAPGVLNVKEFLTPYGGSGHLQAGSATILNRDPQELLAELEEDLHRRIPRMLDVASVMTSPVLAVSPDAMVDEAYRTMIRFGHQALPVALENGEVAGMMTRKDLDKAHLHGFDRARIRDFMTEGVIGISSEASIDEAHRLMATYSFERLPVLKSGRLVGILTRADLVRALYRNFQPSGETDARSGFLWMEGIAPLMESSFSPRILDLLHRIGARAETMGMKAYLVGGTVRDILMGVRNLDLDIAVEGDAEELVRSWDEPGCRGTVHGRYKTGTITFPDGLKVDIATARREFYEHAAAQPTVAGDSLKQDLARRDFSINAMSVSLSEGDWGTLTDYFGGREDLREGVLRILHNLSFVEDPSRILRGIRLEQRLGLRFEDNTLRLLHSAVGGGLLGRLSGGRVRMELEIGAGEARFRRIVMRMQELGVWEALFPGFRLGTSIERRLHVLERFLPRARRVGVDFKGMEWVVGMAVVLAKSPPAVRFAAMDRLGLRPAERREMSICFDCWPQVEQFLGGRKNPKNSEIYLFFKPYGPAPLLFWMTCMKRWQSRRQAVRHLLSWIPLRGELTGDDLVGMGLRGAEIGEVLQGIRLARMDGRLSTREGEIGYVESRLAHRR